A single region of the Nicotiana sylvestris chromosome 6, ASM39365v2, whole genome shotgun sequence genome encodes:
- the LOC104238867 gene encoding calcium-dependent protein kinase 24, whose translation MGTCMSVQNASFLKRTKMRPTPIDQETCSKNSSRTSVPKSQKFSRPINVVKDPSGDDIYKRYEFGKELGRGEFGITYQCVDKESGENVACKTIAKSKLRTEIDVEDVRREVVIMRHLPKHPNIVSYKEVYEDKEAVYLVMELCEGGELFDRIVARGHYTERAAARVTKTILEVVQVCHKHGVIHRDLKPENFLYANTSENAQLKAIDFGLSIFFEPGQRFGEIVGSPYYMAPEVLRRNYGPEVDVWSAGVILYILLCGVPPFWAETEEGIAHAIVKGTIDFNRDPWPRVSDEAKDLVKGMLDPNPYNRLTVEEVLEHHWIQNAEKVSNVCLGEGVRARIKQFTLMNKFKKKVLRVVADNLPQDQVHGIKQMFYMMDSDKNGNLSFQELKDGLHMMGQSVADPEVQLLMDAADVDGNGMLNCEEFVTMAVHLQRLSNDDHLRQAFLQFDKNRSGYIEFEDLKVSLFDDHLGPKNDQAIHDIISDADLDKDGRISYQDFKVMMSTGMDWKMGSRQYSKAMLNALSMRLFKDKSIQLKN comes from the exons ATGGGGACCTGCATGTCTGTACAAAATGCAAGTTtcttgaaaagaacaaaaatgagacCTACTCCTATTGATCAAGAAACTTGTTCCAAGAACTCTAGCCGCACATCCGTTCCTAAATCCCAGAAATTCTCTCGTCCCATAAATGTCGTCAAGGATCCATCTGGTGATGACATTTACAAGAG GTACGAGTTTGGGAAGGAATTAGGAAGAGGAGAGTTTGGGATAACATACCAATGTGTAGACAAGGAAAGTGGAGAGAATGTGGCATGTAAGACAATAGCAAAGAGCAAGTTGAGGACAGAGATAGATGTGGAGGATGTGAGGAGGGAGGTGGTAATAATGAGGCATTTGCCTAAACACCCTAATATTGTTAGCTATAAGGAAGTTTACGAAGATAAAGAGGCTGTTTATCTTGTTATGGAACTTTGTGAAGGTGGTGAACTCTTTGATAGAATTGTTGCTAGAGGACATTATACCGAAAGAGCTGCTGCTCGTGTTACCAAGACTATTCTTGAGGTTGTCCAG GTATGCCACAAGCATGGCGTAATTCATAGAGACCTTAAACCTGAGAATTTTTTGTATGCCAATACAAGTGAAAATGCTCAGTTGAAGGCCATTGACTTTGGCCTTTCTATTTTCTTTGAGCCTG GTCAGAGATTTGGTGAAATAGTTGGAAGCCCATATTACATGGCTCCAGAAGTTCTTAGAAGAAATTATGGACCAGAAGTAGATGTGTGGAGTGCCGGTGTTATTCTTTACATTTTGTTATGTGGCGTTCCCCCTTTTTGGGCAG AAACCGAAGAAGGAATTGCACACGCAATAGTAAAAGGTACAATAGATTTTAACAGAGATCCTTGGCCAAGAGTATCAGATGAAGCTAAGGACCTTGTCAAAGGAATGCTTGATCCAAATCCTTATAATAGGCTGACAGTTGAAGAAGTCCTTG AACATCACTGGATACAGAATGCTGAGAAGGTCTCTAATGTATGTTTGGGAGAAGGTGTGAGAGCGAGGATTAAGCAATTCACTTTGATgaataaattcaagaaaaaagtTCTTAGA GTTGTAGCAGATAACTTACCACAAGATCAAGTTCATGGAATTAAACAAATGTTCTATATGATGGACAGTGACAAAAATGGAAACCTAAGCTTCCAAGAACTCAAAGATGGTCTACATATGATGGGGCAATCTGTTGCTGATCCTGAAGTCCAATTGCTAATGGATGCT GCTGATGTAGATGGAAATGGGATGCTAAACTGTGAAGAATTTGTGACAATGGCTGTACACTTACAGAGGTTAAGCAACGACGATCATCTCCGCCAAGCTTTCCTTCAATTTGACAAGAATCGAAGTGGATATATTGAGTTTGAAGATTTGAAAGTTTCTTTGTTTGATGATCATCTTGGCCCCAAGAATGATCAAGCGATCCACGACATCATATCTGATGCTGATTTGGATAAG GATGGAAGGATAAGTTACCAAGATTTCAAAGTCATGATGTCAACAGGAATGGATTGGAAGATGGGTTCACGCCAATACTCAAAAGCAATGCTAAATGCACTCAGCATGAGACTTTTCAAAGACAAATCCATCCAACTGAAAAATTAA